In Oscillatoria sp. FACHB-1406, one DNA window encodes the following:
- the sds gene encoding solanesyl diphosphate synthase, producing MTSATSLFAPVETDLSILADNLKQLVGAGHPILSAAAEHLFGAGGKRLRPAIVLLASRATLGDRDLTPRHRRLAEIAEMIHTASLVHDDVIDEAELRRNVPTVNSIFGNRIAVLAGDFLFAQSSWYLANLENLEVVKLLSEVIRDFAEGEIRQGLNRFDTSLSIEAYLEKSYYKTASLIANSAKSAAILSETSNEIAEHLYSFGRHFGLAFQIVDDILDFTASTEVLGKPAGSDLIGGNLTAPVLYAMEENPYLEAPIEREFSQAGDIEQALTIIRESRGIERSRDLAAHHARLAMEELQYLKPCEATQALAALTDYQLGRAF from the coding sequence ATGACATCAGCAACTTCCCTGTTCGCGCCCGTCGAGACGGATCTGAGCATCTTGGCGGACAACCTCAAACAACTGGTCGGTGCCGGCCACCCTATCCTCAGCGCTGCCGCAGAACATTTATTTGGGGCGGGAGGGAAACGCTTGAGACCGGCAATCGTTCTTTTGGCATCGCGCGCAACGCTTGGCGATCGCGATCTTACCCCGCGCCACCGTCGCTTAGCAGAAATTGCCGAAATGATCCACACCGCCAGTCTCGTCCACGACGACGTGATTGACGAAGCGGAGTTGCGCCGCAATGTCCCCACCGTCAATAGCATCTTTGGCAACCGTATTGCCGTATTAGCAGGCGATTTTTTATTCGCTCAATCTTCTTGGTATTTAGCTAACCTCGAAAATCTCGAAGTCGTTAAACTCCTTTCTGAAGTCATTCGCGATTTTGCTGAAGGAGAAATACGCCAAGGACTCAATCGTTTCGATACCAGCTTATCGATAGAAGCTTACCTCGAAAAAAGTTATTACAAAACTGCTTCCCTAATCGCTAATAGCGCTAAATCTGCCGCTATCCTGAGCGAAACTTCCAACGAAATTGCCGAACACTTATATAGTTTTGGCCGTCACTTCGGTCTCGCTTTTCAAATTGTCGATGATATTTTAGACTTTACGGCTTCGACGGAAGTTCTGGGCAAACCGGCCGGTTCTGACTTGATTGGTGGAAATTTAACGGCTCCCGTCCTCTATGCAATGGAAGAAAATCCTTACCTGGAAGCTCCCATCGAGCGAGAATTTTCCCAAGCGGGGGATATCGAACAAGCGCTGACGATTATTCGAGAAAGTCGCGGAATCGAGCGATCGCGGGATTTAGCCGCCCACCACGCGCGCTTGGCAATGGAGGAACTGCAATATCTCAAACCTTGCGAAGCAACTCAAGCGTTAGCAGCGCTGACAGACTATCAACTCGGTCGTGCATTTTAA
- a CDS encoding VWA domain-containing protein, with translation MLEARDYTLIIDKSGSMSIKDQAGGRSRWQAMQESTLAIASKCEEFDPDGITVYTFSGKFRRYDNVTSTKVSQIFRENEPSGRTDLANVLQDAIADYLRRKAAGQTKPNGETILVVTDGEPDDRKAVMRVIVEASRQIDRDEELAISFIQVGDDADATKFLKILDDDLQSAGAKFDIVDTVTMDDMEDMTLTEVLINAIID, from the coding sequence ATGCTAGAGGCTAGAGATTATACGCTGATTATTGACAAAAGCGGCAGTATGTCCATTAAAGACCAAGCGGGGGGCAGAAGTCGTTGGCAAGCGATGCAAGAATCGACCCTCGCGATCGCCAGTAAATGCGAAGAATTCGATCCCGATGGCATTACCGTTTACACCTTTTCCGGTAAATTTAGGCGCTACGATAACGTTACCTCCACTAAAGTGTCGCAAATTTTCCGCGAAAACGAACCCTCCGGACGCACCGATCTCGCTAACGTTCTCCAAGACGCGATCGCAGATTACCTGCGGCGCAAAGCTGCCGGACAGACTAAACCCAATGGCGAAACGATCTTGGTTGTCACCGACGGCGAACCGGACGATCGCAAAGCAGTAATGCGCGTTATCGTAGAAGCATCGCGGCAGATCGATCGCGACGAAGAACTCGCCATCTCCTTCATTCAAGTCGGCGATGATGCCGATGCAACTAAATTCCTGAAAATTCTCGACGACGACTTACAAAGCGCCGGTGCAAAGTTCGATATTGTCGATACCGTAACGATGGATGATATGGAAGATATGACGTTAACGGAAGTTTTGATTAACGCAATTATTGATTAA
- a CDS encoding metallophosphoesterase, with product MKIRDRRFQGIIMLLLAIAAAFVASSTRATGQLATDAGLLSDPFLQLPTEDSVRVVWFTEFPGVRHAVAFGRGFKQEVTATTTQLTHAREDEKSRREGMKNIASEPVSRPIWRHEAQVSGLSAGQRLPYRVSSTRENGEIFRSNSFTLAAKPKAGTPLKILLTSDHQLMPMVAANFQKVAETVGQVDAIFMAGDLVNIPDRASEWFDDARGGAFFPALQGRARYKLEFNGKTTVYRGGALLQSTPFYSAIGNHEVMGRYSTTQGLNEQFSDSIPRSVAAQRYQLAAAKINPHRTPEVEQAWIKANSFNSDTYEEIFTLPESQSGGEKYYAVTFGDIRLISLFVTNIWRSPDLKCELRGRYCEGKNHLNRMEDWGYGQHIFEPIAKDSEQYKWLQQELNSPEFKQAKYKIVMFHHPAHTLGDNIVPPYTDPVPIIEYTPDKKVQSVRYHYPIENDYIIRDLEPLLNSAGVQLVYYGHSHVWNRFVNNSGVNFLESSNVGNTYGAYLGQKQRSIPPELEGTYIAVGDPNGLKPIVPTLAPLTDNSGQPLPYFSSNEISAFSIFDTERGKVSSYRFDTRDPSLKVVKFDEFSLLSPPA from the coding sequence ATGAAAATTCGCGATCGCCGGTTTCAAGGGATTATTATGCTTCTGCTTGCGATTGCGGCAGCGTTCGTGGCTTCCTCGACTCGCGCAACCGGTCAGCTTGCAACAGATGCAGGACTCCTCAGCGATCCCTTTCTTCAGTTACCGACCGAAGATTCCGTTCGCGTCGTGTGGTTTACTGAGTTTCCCGGCGTTCGTCATGCAGTTGCTTTCGGACGCGGATTTAAACAAGAAGTTACGGCGACAACAACGCAGCTAACGCACGCTCGCGAAGACGAAAAATCGAGGCGCGAGGGGATGAAGAATATCGCCTCGGAACCCGTTTCGCGTCCGATTTGGCGACACGAAGCGCAGGTTAGCGGACTGTCGGCGGGACAACGCCTTCCCTATCGCGTTTCGAGTACGCGCGAAAACGGTGAAATCTTCCGCAGCAATTCGTTTACCCTCGCCGCTAAACCAAAAGCGGGAACGCCTTTAAAAATTTTACTCACCTCCGACCATCAATTGATGCCGATGGTGGCGGCAAATTTTCAAAAGGTGGCGGAAACGGTCGGGCAGGTGGATGCTATCTTTATGGCGGGAGATTTGGTCAATATTCCCGATCGCGCGTCGGAATGGTTTGATGATGCTCGCGGTGGGGCTTTTTTTCCCGCTTTGCAAGGGCGAGCGCGCTATAAGCTCGAATTTAACGGCAAAACGACGGTTTATCGAGGCGGTGCATTGTTGCAATCGACTCCATTCTATTCCGCGATCGGCAACCATGAAGTCATGGGGCGCTACTCGACAACGCAAGGGTTAAACGAGCAGTTTAGCGATTCTATCCCTCGTTCGGTTGCCGCGCAACGATACCAGCTTGCTGCTGCTAAAATCAATCCACACCGCACTCCTGAAGTCGAACAAGCTTGGATTAAAGCGAATTCTTTTAATAGCGATACCTACGAAGAGATTTTCACCCTTCCTGAAAGTCAGTCCGGCGGCGAAAAATACTACGCGGTAACATTTGGCGATATTCGCCTGATTTCCTTATTCGTAACGAATATTTGGCGATCGCCGGATTTAAAATGCGAGTTACGCGGGCGCTACTGCGAAGGAAAAAACCATTTGAATCGGATGGAAGATTGGGGCTACGGACAGCATATTTTTGAGCCGATTGCGAAAGACAGCGAGCAATACAAATGGCTTCAACAAGAACTGAATAGTCCCGAATTCAAGCAGGCGAAATATAAAATCGTTATGTTTCACCATCCCGCGCATACTTTGGGCGATAATATCGTTCCGCCCTACACCGATCCCGTTCCCATTATCGAATATACGCCGGACAAAAAAGTTCAATCCGTTCGCTATCACTATCCGATTGAAAACGATTATATTATTCGCGACCTCGAACCGTTATTAAATTCCGCAGGCGTTCAACTGGTTTATTACGGTCATTCTCATGTTTGGAATCGTTTCGTTAATAATAGCGGGGTTAACTTCCTCGAATCGTCTAATGTCGGTAATACCTACGGCGCTTATTTAGGGCAGAAACAGCGATCGATTCCGCCAGAGTTAGAAGGGACTTATATTGCAGTCGGCGACCCTAATGGACTCAAACCGATTGTCCCGACACTTGCGCCCTTAACAGACAATAGCGGTCAACCTTTGCCTTATTTTTCCAGTAACGAAATTTCAGCTTTTAGTATTTTTGACACCGAGCGCGGAAAGGTTAGCAGTTACCGTTTTGATACGCGCGACCCTAGCTTAAAAGTTGTAAAGTTTGATGAATTTTCATTACTTTCTCCCCCGGCTTAA